A stretch of Homo sapiens chromosome 12, GRCh38.p14 Primary Assembly DNA encodes these proteins:
- the C12orf43 gene encoding protein CUSTOS isoform e (isoform e is encoded by transcript variant 5), producing the protein MAAPSGTVSDSESSNSSSDAEELERCREAAMPAWGLEQRPHVAGKPRAGAANSQLSTSQPSLRHKVNEHEQDGNELQTTPEFRAHVAKKLGALLDSFITISEAAKEPAKAKVQKVALEDDGREKEESPQPRRKRQPSSSSEDSDEEWRRCREAAVSASDILQESAIHSPGTVEKEAKKKRKLKKKAKKVASVDSAVAATTPTSMATVQKQKSGELNGDQVSLGTKKKKKAKKASETSPFPPAKSATAIPAN; encoded by the exons ACAGTGAGCGATTCGGAAAGTAGTAACAGCAGTAGCGATGCGGAGGAGCTGGAGCGGTGCCGCGAGGCGGCAATGCCGGCTTGGGGCTTGGAGCAACGCCCGCACGTGGCAGGGAAGCCAAGAGCCG GTGCTGCAAATAGCCAGTTGTCAACCTCCCAACCGAGCCTCAG GCATAAGGTGAATGAGCATGAACAAGATGGCAACGAGCTTCAGACCACCCCTGAATTCCGAGCCCACGTAGCCAAGAAGCTGGGAGCCCTGCTGGACAG CTTCATTACCATCTCAGAAGCAGCAAAGGAGCCAGCAAAAGCTAAGGTACAGAAAGTCGCTTTGGAGGATGATG GCCGTGAGAAGGAAGAGTCTCCCCAACCCCGCCGAAAGCGACAGCCCTCCAGCTCCAG TGAGGACAGTGACGAGGAGTGGCGGCGGTGCCGGGAGGCAGCTGTGTCGGCGTCCGACATCCTACAGGAGTCAGCCATCCACAGCCCTGGAACAGTGGAGAAGGaggcaaagaagaaaaggaagttgaAAAAGAAAGCCAAGAAGGTGGCCAGTGTCGACTCGGCTGTCgctgccaccacccccaccagCATGGCCACAGTCCAGAAGCAGAAGTCAGGTGAGCTCAACGGGGACCAGGTGTCGCTTGggaccaaaaagaagaaaaaggcaaagaaggccAGCGAGACCtctccattcccaccagcaaagaGTGCTACAGCTATACCTGCAAACTGA
- the C12orf43 gene encoding protein CUSTOS isoform X1, with the protein MFCQNPGAANSQLSTSQPSLRHKVNEHEQDGNELQTTPEFRAHVAKKLGALLDSFITISEAAKEPAKAKVQKVALEDDGFRLFFTSVPGGREKEESPQPRRKRQPSSSSEDSDEEWRRCREAAVSASDILQESAIHSPGTVEKEAKKKRKLKKKAKKVASVDSAVAATTPTSMATVQKQKSGELNGDQVSLGTKKKKKAKKASETSPFPPAKSATAIPAN; encoded by the exons ATGTTCTGTCAAAACCCAG GTGCTGCAAATAGCCAGTTGTCAACCTCCCAACCGAGCCTCAG GCATAAGGTGAATGAGCATGAACAAGATGGCAACGAGCTTCAGACCACCCCTGAATTCCGAGCCCACGTAGCCAAGAAGCTGGGAGCCCTGCTGGACAG CTTCATTACCATCTCAGAAGCAGCAAAGGAGCCAGCAAAAGCTAAGGTACAGAAAGTCGCTTTGGAGGATGATG GTTTCCGCCTTTTCTTCACATCTGTCCCTGGAGGCCGTGAGAAGGAAGAGTCTCCCCAACCCCGCCGAAAGCGACAGCCCTCCAGCTCCAG TGAGGACAGTGACGAGGAGTGGCGGCGGTGCCGGGAGGCAGCTGTGTCGGCGTCCGACATCCTACAGGAGTCAGCCATCCACAGCCCTGGAACAGTGGAGAAGGaggcaaagaagaaaaggaagttgaAAAAGAAAGCCAAGAAGGTGGCCAGTGTCGACTCGGCTGTCgctgccaccacccccaccagCATGGCCACAGTCCAGAAGCAGAAGTCAGGTGAGCTCAACGGGGACCAGGTGTCGCTTGggaccaaaaagaagaaaaaggcaaagaaggccAGCGAGACCtctccattcccaccagcaaagaGTGCTACAGCTATACCTGCAAACTGA
- the C12orf43 gene encoding protein CUSTOS isoform b (isoform b is encoded by transcript variant 2) translates to MAAPSGTVSDSESSNSSSDAEELERCREAAMPAWGLEQRPHVAGKPRAGAANSQLSTSQPSLRHKVNEHEQDGNELQTTPEFRAHVAKKLGALLDSFITISEAAKEPAKAKVQKVALEDDGFRLFFTSVPGGREKEESPQPRRKRQPSSSSSEDSDEEWRRCREAAVSASDILQESAIHSPGTVEKEAKKKRKLKKKAKKVASVDSAVAATTPTSMATVQKQKSGELNGDQVSLGTKKKKKAKKASETSPFPPAKSATAIPAN, encoded by the exons ACAGTGAGCGATTCGGAAAGTAGTAACAGCAGTAGCGATGCGGAGGAGCTGGAGCGGTGCCGCGAGGCGGCAATGCCGGCTTGGGGCTTGGAGCAACGCCCGCACGTGGCAGGGAAGCCAAGAGCCG GTGCTGCAAATAGCCAGTTGTCAACCTCCCAACCGAGCCTCAG GCATAAGGTGAATGAGCATGAACAAGATGGCAACGAGCTTCAGACCACCCCTGAATTCCGAGCCCACGTAGCCAAGAAGCTGGGAGCCCTGCTGGACAG CTTCATTACCATCTCAGAAGCAGCAAAGGAGCCAGCAAAAGCTAAGGTACAGAAAGTCGCTTTGGAGGATGATG GTTTCCGCCTTTTCTTCACATCTGTCCCTGGAGGCCGTGAGAAGGAAGAGTCTCCCCAACCCCGCCGAAAGCGACAGCCCTCCAGCTCCAG CAGTGAGGACAGTGACGAGGAGTGGCGGCGGTGCCGGGAGGCAGCTGTGTCGGCGTCCGACATCCTACAGGAGTCAGCCATCCACAGCCCTGGAACAGTGGAGAAGGaggcaaagaagaaaaggaagttgaAAAAGAAAGCCAAGAAGGTGGCCAGTGTCGACTCGGCTGTCgctgccaccacccccaccagCATGGCCACAGTCCAGAAGCAGAAGTCAGGTGAGCTCAACGGGGACCAGGTGTCGCTTGggaccaaaaagaagaaaaaggcaaagaaggccAGCGAGACCtctccattcccaccagcaaagaGTGCTACAGCTATACCTGCAAACTGA
- the C12orf43 gene encoding protein CUSTOS isoform a (isoform a is encoded by transcript variant 1) yields MAAPSGTVSDSESSNSSSDAEELERCREAAMPAWGLEQRPHVAGKPRAGAANSQLSTSQPSLRYYALWVQVSLIQQILIPCVCQMLGFTPGISRHKVNEHEQDGNELQTTPEFRAHVAKKLGALLDSFITISEAAKEPAKAKVQKVALEDDGFRLFFTSVPGGREKEESPQPRRKRQPSSSSEDSDEEWRRCREAAVSASDILQESAIHSPGTVEKEAKKKRKLKKKAKKVASVDSAVAATTPTSMATVQKQKSGELNGDQVSLGTKKKKKAKKASETSPFPPAKSATAIPAN; encoded by the exons ACAGTGAGCGATTCGGAAAGTAGTAACAGCAGTAGCGATGCGGAGGAGCTGGAGCGGTGCCGCGAGGCGGCAATGCCGGCTTGGGGCTTGGAGCAACGCCCGCACGTGGCAGGGAAGCCAAGAGCCG GTGCTGCAAATAGCCAGTTGTCAACCTCCCAACCGAGCCTCAGGTACTATGCACTTTGGGTTCAAgtttcacttattcaacaaatactgatcCCCTGCGTGTGCCAGATGCTAGGCTTCACGCCTGGCATTTCCAG GCATAAGGTGAATGAGCATGAACAAGATGGCAACGAGCTTCAGACCACCCCTGAATTCCGAGCCCACGTAGCCAAGAAGCTGGGAGCCCTGCTGGACAG CTTCATTACCATCTCAGAAGCAGCAAAGGAGCCAGCAAAAGCTAAGGTACAGAAAGTCGCTTTGGAGGATGATG GTTTCCGCCTTTTCTTCACATCTGTCCCTGGAGGCCGTGAGAAGGAAGAGTCTCCCCAACCCCGCCGAAAGCGACAGCCCTCCAGCTCCAG TGAGGACAGTGACGAGGAGTGGCGGCGGTGCCGGGAGGCAGCTGTGTCGGCGTCCGACATCCTACAGGAGTCAGCCATCCACAGCCCTGGAACAGTGGAGAAGGaggcaaagaagaaaaggaagttgaAAAAGAAAGCCAAGAAGGTGGCCAGTGTCGACTCGGCTGTCgctgccaccacccccaccagCATGGCCACAGTCCAGAAGCAGAAGTCAGGTGAGCTCAACGGGGACCAGGTGTCGCTTGggaccaaaaagaagaaaaaggcaaagaaggccAGCGAGACCtctccattcccaccagcaaagaGTGCTACAGCTATACCTGCAAACTGA
- the C12orf43 gene encoding protein CUSTOS isoform g (isoform g is encoded by transcript variant 7), with protein sequence MFCQNPGAANSQLSTSQPSLRHKVNEHEQDGNELQTTPEFRAHVAKKLGALLDSFITISEAAKEPAKAKVQKVALEDDGFRLFFTSVPGGREKEESPQPRRKRQPSSSSSEDSDEEWRRCREAAVSASDILQESAIHSPGTVEKEAKKKRKLKKKAKKVASVDSAVAATTPTSMATVQKQKSGELNGDQVSLGTKKKKKAKKASETSPFPPAKSATAIPAN encoded by the exons ATGTTCTGTCAAAACCCAG GTGCTGCAAATAGCCAGTTGTCAACCTCCCAACCGAGCCTCAG GCATAAGGTGAATGAGCATGAACAAGATGGCAACGAGCTTCAGACCACCCCTGAATTCCGAGCCCACGTAGCCAAGAAGCTGGGAGCCCTGCTGGACAG CTTCATTACCATCTCAGAAGCAGCAAAGGAGCCAGCAAAAGCTAAGGTACAGAAAGTCGCTTTGGAGGATGATG GTTTCCGCCTTTTCTTCACATCTGTCCCTGGAGGCCGTGAGAAGGAAGAGTCTCCCCAACCCCGCCGAAAGCGACAGCCCTCCAGCTCCAG CAGTGAGGACAGTGACGAGGAGTGGCGGCGGTGCCGGGAGGCAGCTGTGTCGGCGTCCGACATCCTACAGGAGTCAGCCATCCACAGCCCTGGAACAGTGGAGAAGGaggcaaagaagaaaaggaagttgaAAAAGAAAGCCAAGAAGGTGGCCAGTGTCGACTCGGCTGTCgctgccaccacccccaccagCATGGCCACAGTCCAGAAGCAGAAGTCAGGTGAGCTCAACGGGGACCAGGTGTCGCTTGggaccaaaaagaagaaaaaggcaaagaaggccAGCGAGACCtctccattcccaccagcaaagaGTGCTACAGCTATACCTGCAAACTGA
- the C12orf43 gene encoding protein CUSTOS isoform X2 → MDGAANSQLSTSQPSLRHKVNEHEQDGNELQTTPEFRAHVAKKLGALLDSFITISEAAKEPAKAKVQKVALEDDGFRLFFTSVPGGREKEESPQPRRKRQPSSSSSEDSDEEWRRCREAAVSASDILQESAIHSPGTVEKEAKKKRKLKKKAKKVASVDSAVAATTPTSMATVQKQKSGELNGDQVSLGTKKKKKAKKASETSPFPPAKSATAIPAN, encoded by the exons ATGGATG GTGCTGCAAATAGCCAGTTGTCAACCTCCCAACCGAGCCTCAG GCATAAGGTGAATGAGCATGAACAAGATGGCAACGAGCTTCAGACCACCCCTGAATTCCGAGCCCACGTAGCCAAGAAGCTGGGAGCCCTGCTGGACAG CTTCATTACCATCTCAGAAGCAGCAAAGGAGCCAGCAAAAGCTAAGGTACAGAAAGTCGCTTTGGAGGATGATG GTTTCCGCCTTTTCTTCACATCTGTCCCTGGAGGCCGTGAGAAGGAAGAGTCTCCCCAACCCCGCCGAAAGCGACAGCCCTCCAGCTCCAG CAGTGAGGACAGTGACGAGGAGTGGCGGCGGTGCCGGGAGGCAGCTGTGTCGGCGTCCGACATCCTACAGGAGTCAGCCATCCACAGCCCTGGAACAGTGGAGAAGGaggcaaagaagaaaaggaagttgaAAAAGAAAGCCAAGAAGGTGGCCAGTGTCGACTCGGCTGTCgctgccaccacccccaccagCATGGCCACAGTCCAGAAGCAGAAGTCAGGTGAGCTCAACGGGGACCAGGTGTCGCTTGggaccaaaaagaagaaaaaggcaaagaaggccAGCGAGACCtctccattcccaccagcaaagaGTGCTACAGCTATACCTGCAAACTGA
- the C12orf43 gene encoding protein CUSTOS isoform f (isoform f is encoded by transcript variant 6): protein MAAPSGTVSDSESSNSSSDAEELERCREAAMPAWGLEQRPHVAGKPRAGAANSQLSTSQPSLSFITISEAAKEPAKAKVQKVALEDDGFRLFFTSVPGGREKEESPQPRRKRQPSSSSSEDSDEEWRRCREAAVSASDILQESAIHSPGTVEKEAKKKRKLKKKAKKVASVDSAVAATTPTSMATVQKQKSGELNGDQVSLGTKKKKKAKKASETSPFPPAKSATAIPAN, encoded by the exons ACAGTGAGCGATTCGGAAAGTAGTAACAGCAGTAGCGATGCGGAGGAGCTGGAGCGGTGCCGCGAGGCGGCAATGCCGGCTTGGGGCTTGGAGCAACGCCCGCACGTGGCAGGGAAGCCAAGAGCCG GTGCTGCAAATAGCCAGTTGTCAACCTCCCAACCGAGCCTCAG CTTCATTACCATCTCAGAAGCAGCAAAGGAGCCAGCAAAAGCTAAGGTACAGAAAGTCGCTTTGGAGGATGATG GTTTCCGCCTTTTCTTCACATCTGTCCCTGGAGGCCGTGAGAAGGAAGAGTCTCCCCAACCCCGCCGAAAGCGACAGCCCTCCAGCTCCAG CAGTGAGGACAGTGACGAGGAGTGGCGGCGGTGCCGGGAGGCAGCTGTGTCGGCGTCCGACATCCTACAGGAGTCAGCCATCCACAGCCCTGGAACAGTGGAGAAGGaggcaaagaagaaaaggaagttgaAAAAGAAAGCCAAGAAGGTGGCCAGTGTCGACTCGGCTGTCgctgccaccacccccaccagCATGGCCACAGTCCAGAAGCAGAAGTCAGGTGAGCTCAACGGGGACCAGGTGTCGCTTGggaccaaaaagaagaaaaaggcaaagaaggccAGCGAGACCtctccattcccaccagcaaagaGTGCTACAGCTATACCTGCAAACTGA
- the C12orf43 gene encoding protein CUSTOS isoform c (isoform c is encoded by transcript variant 3) — MAAPSGTVSDSESSNSSSDAEELERCREAAMPAWGLEQRPHVAGKPRAGAANSQLSTSQPSLRHKVNEHEQDGNELQTTPEFRAHVAKKLGALLDSFITISEAAKEPAKAKVQKVALEDDGFRLFFTSVPGGREKEESPQPRRKRQPSSSSEDSDEEWRRCREAAVSASDILQESAIHSPGTVEKEAKKKRKLKKKAKKVASVDSAVAATTPTSMATVQKQKSGELNGDQVSLGTKKKKKAKKASETSPFPPAKSATAIPAN, encoded by the exons ACAGTGAGCGATTCGGAAAGTAGTAACAGCAGTAGCGATGCGGAGGAGCTGGAGCGGTGCCGCGAGGCGGCAATGCCGGCTTGGGGCTTGGAGCAACGCCCGCACGTGGCAGGGAAGCCAAGAGCCG GTGCTGCAAATAGCCAGTTGTCAACCTCCCAACCGAGCCTCAG GCATAAGGTGAATGAGCATGAACAAGATGGCAACGAGCTTCAGACCACCCCTGAATTCCGAGCCCACGTAGCCAAGAAGCTGGGAGCCCTGCTGGACAG CTTCATTACCATCTCAGAAGCAGCAAAGGAGCCAGCAAAAGCTAAGGTACAGAAAGTCGCTTTGGAGGATGATG GTTTCCGCCTTTTCTTCACATCTGTCCCTGGAGGCCGTGAGAAGGAAGAGTCTCCCCAACCCCGCCGAAAGCGACAGCCCTCCAGCTCCAG TGAGGACAGTGACGAGGAGTGGCGGCGGTGCCGGGAGGCAGCTGTGTCGGCGTCCGACATCCTACAGGAGTCAGCCATCCACAGCCCTGGAACAGTGGAGAAGGaggcaaagaagaaaaggaagttgaAAAAGAAAGCCAAGAAGGTGGCCAGTGTCGACTCGGCTGTCgctgccaccacccccaccagCATGGCCACAGTCCAGAAGCAGAAGTCAGGTGAGCTCAACGGGGACCAGGTGTCGCTTGggaccaaaaagaagaaaaaggcaaagaaggccAGCGAGACCtctccattcccaccagcaaagaGTGCTACAGCTATACCTGCAAACTGA
- the C12orf43 gene encoding protein CUSTOS isoform d (isoform d is encoded by transcript variant 4), which produces MAAPSGTVSDSESSNSSSDAEELERCREAAMPAWGLEQRPHVAGKPRAGAANSQLSTSQPSLRHKVNEHEQDGNELQTTPEFRAHVAKKLGALLDSFITISEAAKEPAKAKVQKVALEDDGREKEESPQPRRKRQPSSSSSEDSDEEWRRCREAAVSASDILQESAIHSPGTVEKEAKKKRKLKKKAKKVASVDSAVAATTPTSMATVQKQKSGELNGDQVSLGTKKKKKAKKASETSPFPPAKSATAIPAN; this is translated from the exons ACAGTGAGCGATTCGGAAAGTAGTAACAGCAGTAGCGATGCGGAGGAGCTGGAGCGGTGCCGCGAGGCGGCAATGCCGGCTTGGGGCTTGGAGCAACGCCCGCACGTGGCAGGGAAGCCAAGAGCCG GTGCTGCAAATAGCCAGTTGTCAACCTCCCAACCGAGCCTCAG GCATAAGGTGAATGAGCATGAACAAGATGGCAACGAGCTTCAGACCACCCCTGAATTCCGAGCCCACGTAGCCAAGAAGCTGGGAGCCCTGCTGGACAG CTTCATTACCATCTCAGAAGCAGCAAAGGAGCCAGCAAAAGCTAAGGTACAGAAAGTCGCTTTGGAGGATGATG GCCGTGAGAAGGAAGAGTCTCCCCAACCCCGCCGAAAGCGACAGCCCTCCAGCTCCAG CAGTGAGGACAGTGACGAGGAGTGGCGGCGGTGCCGGGAGGCAGCTGTGTCGGCGTCCGACATCCTACAGGAGTCAGCCATCCACAGCCCTGGAACAGTGGAGAAGGaggcaaagaagaaaaggaagttgaAAAAGAAAGCCAAGAAGGTGGCCAGTGTCGACTCGGCTGTCgctgccaccacccccaccagCATGGCCACAGTCCAGAAGCAGAAGTCAGGTGAGCTCAACGGGGACCAGGTGTCGCTTGggaccaaaaagaagaaaaaggcaaagaaggccAGCGAGACCtctccattcccaccagcaaagaGTGCTACAGCTATACCTGCAAACTGA